From a single Oreochromis niloticus isolate F11D_XX linkage group LG4, O_niloticus_UMD_NMBU, whole genome shotgun sequence genomic region:
- the crhr1 gene encoding corticotropin-releasing factor receptor 1 isoform X3, which translates to MRLRSIRCLRNIIHWNLISAFILRNATWFIVQLTMNPAVTERNQVWCRLVTAGYNYFHVTNFFWMFGEGCYLHTAVVLTYSTDKLRKWMFICIGWGIPFPIIVAWAFGKLYYDNEKCWFGKRAGVYTDYIYQGPMILVLLINFVFLFNIVRILMTKLRASTTSETIQYRKAVKATLVLLPLLGITYMLFFVNPGGEDEVARIVFIYFNSILESFQGFFVSVFYCFLNSEVRSAVRKRWIRWQDRHSIRSRAIRATSLPTSPSRVSFHSIKQSSNL; encoded by the exons gaGCATTCGCTGTTTGAGGAACATCATCCACTGGAACCTGATCTCCGCCTTTATCCTGAGGAACGCCACCTGGTTCATCGTCCAGCTAACAATGAATCCCGCTGTTACCGAGAGAAACCAG gtgtggtgcaggttgGTGACGGCAGGTTATAACTACTTCCATGTGACCAACTTCTTCTGGATGTTTGGTGAAGGCTGTTACCTCCACACTGCCGTCGTTCTCACCTACTCAACCGATAAACTCAGGAAGTGGATGTTCATCTGCATCGGGTGGG GTATTCCATTTCCCATCATCGTGGCATGGGCTTTTGGGAAGCTGTACTACGACAATGAGAA GTGCTGGTTTGGAAAGAGGGCGGGAGTTTATACAGACTACATTTACCAAGGCCCCATGATCCTGGTCCTGCTG ATTAACTTTGTCTTCCTGTTCAACATCGTCCGGATCCTGATGACCAAACTGAGGGCATCAACAACCTCAGAAACCATTCAATACAG GAAGGCTGTGAAGGCAACGCTGGTGCTCCTGCCTCTGTTAGGAATCACCTACatgcttttctttgtgaaccccggaggagaggacgaggtCGCTCGGATCGTCTTCATCTACTTCAACTCCATCCTCGAGTCCTTCCAG GgcttttttgtctctgtgttttactgCTTCCTGAACAGCGAG GTGCGCTCCGCGGTCAGGAAGCGTTGGATTCGTTGGCAGGACCGTCACTCCATCCGGAGCCGGGCCATACGTGCCACCTCGCTGCCCACCTCACCGAGCAGAGTGTCCTTCCACAGCATCAAACAGTCCTCAAACCTCTGA
- the crhr1 gene encoding corticotropin-releasing factor receptor 1 isoform X4, translating to MNPAVTERNQVWCRLVTAGYNYFHVTNFFWMFGEGCYLHTAVVLTYSTDKLRKWMFICIGWGIPFPIIVAWAFGKLYYDNEKCWFGKRAGVYTDYIYQGPMILVLLINFVFLFNIVRILMTKLRASTTSETIQYRKAVKATLVLLPLLGITYMLFFVNPGGEDEVARIVFIYFNSILESFQGFFVSVFYCFLNSEVRSAVRKRWIRWQDRHSIRSRAIRATSLPTSPSRVSFHSIKQSSNL from the exons ATGAATCCCGCTGTTACCGAGAGAAACCAG gtgtggtgcaggttgGTGACGGCAGGTTATAACTACTTCCATGTGACCAACTTCTTCTGGATGTTTGGTGAAGGCTGTTACCTCCACACTGCCGTCGTTCTCACCTACTCAACCGATAAACTCAGGAAGTGGATGTTCATCTGCATCGGGTGGG GTATTCCATTTCCCATCATCGTGGCATGGGCTTTTGGGAAGCTGTACTACGACAATGAGAA GTGCTGGTTTGGAAAGAGGGCGGGAGTTTATACAGACTACATTTACCAAGGCCCCATGATCCTGGTCCTGCTG ATTAACTTTGTCTTCCTGTTCAACATCGTCCGGATCCTGATGACCAAACTGAGGGCATCAACAACCTCAGAAACCATTCAATACAG GAAGGCTGTGAAGGCAACGCTGGTGCTCCTGCCTCTGTTAGGAATCACCTACatgcttttctttgtgaaccccggaggagaggacgaggtCGCTCGGATCGTCTTCATCTACTTCAACTCCATCCTCGAGTCCTTCCAG GgcttttttgtctctgtgttttactgCTTCCTGAACAGCGAG GTGCGCTCCGCGGTCAGGAAGCGTTGGATTCGTTGGCAGGACCGTCACTCCATCCGGAGCCGGGCCATACGTGCCACCTCGCTGCCCACCTCACCGAGCAGAGTGTCCTTCCACAGCATCAAACAGTCCTCAAACCTCTGA